A genomic region of Desulfovibrio sp. contains the following coding sequences:
- a CDS encoding DVU_1555 family C-GCAxxG-C-C protein, with protein sequence MNPMMMELLPLVHQGYCCSQLLLLLMLQAQDRQNPGVVRAAQGLCHGIGQSDGPCGLLTGGACALALVAGKGAEDEIPHPMLTPLLNDYATWFYDRTEAYGGQRCGQIAAGLGATSGAAGEQPNPVACGDLLAECWGKIMELVQSYELDLTEKA encoded by the coding sequence ATGAATCCTATGATGATGGAATTGCTGCCCCTGGTGCATCAGGGCTACTGCTGCAGCCAGTTGCTGCTTCTGCTCATGCTGCAGGCTCAGGACAGGCAGAACCCCGGCGTGGTGCGCGCCGCGCAGGGGTTGTGCCACGGCATCGGTCAATCGGACGGCCCCTGTGGCCTTTTGACCGGCGGGGCCTGCGCCCTGGCTCTGGTTGCGGGCAAGGGGGCAGAGGATGAAATTCCGCATCCCATGCTCACCCCTCTGCTCAATGATTACGCCACATGGTTTTATGACCGCACGGAAGCTTACGGCGGCCAGCGCTGCGGGCAGATTGCGGCGGGGCTCGGCGCGACTTCCGGCGCTGCGGGTGAACAGCCAAACCCTGTGGCTTGCGGCGACTTGCTGGCGGAATGCTGGGGAAAAATTATGGAACTGGTTCAGAGTTACGAGCTGGATCTGACGGAAAAGGCATGA